In the Arachis stenosperma cultivar V10309 chromosome 8, arast.V10309.gnm1.PFL2, whole genome shotgun sequence genome, AAATACATGAAATCATAAATACAAATCTAAAACCACACTTTGCTTCACTTTCCAAGAGATTTCACGTTATCTTACTACTATAGGGTAAagtaaaatagatttttttttttttttcattcacaACTCTTCAATGGATTTCCGCACAAGCAATCATTGTCATTAAACGACGCCGCATCGAGGTGATCAAACGGTGATCCAATCGGAATGGTTCCACAAAGATGGTTGTGGCTCAGATCCAAGTGTCCAACGAACCGAACCGAAGATAACGAACCGGGTATCTTACCGGTCAAGTTATTATGGGACAAATCAAGTGCCATAAAATAGGTCTTTACCCCAAAAACATCGGGTATAGCACCCTCGAACCCGTTTCGGCTCAGATTCAATATACCCATACCCGAATTACTCAATAATTTCGAAGGTATTTGACCTGACATAGAGTTGCCATCCAATTTAAGTGTTGAAAGAACCTTCATTTTTCCAAGCTGGACCGGGATTGAACCGGTAATCCGGTTCATCGATAAATCAAGATCTGCAAGCCGGTTCATTTTAAAAACCGATTTTGGTATCGAACCGGTGAGTTCGTTTCGACTCAGCAGCGCGCGACTCAGCATTCTGAGATTTCCGAAATTCCACGGCAACTCGCCGGAGATTTGGTTGTTGCTGAGGTCAAGGTGTTTGAGCCCGGCGAGGTTGACGATCGACTTCGGAATCTTCCCGGAGATGGCATTGTCGGCAAGGCTCAAAACTGTGAGTCGCCGGAGTTTTCCGATGTCGGCCGGAATATCACCGGAGATCTGATTTCCGGTGAGATCGAGGATTCGAAGCGATGAAAGTGACGATGAAATGCAGGAGGGAATCTCTCCGGAGATTGCCTTCCAGTCGGCGACCACGAGTGTGGAAAGTCCGGTGAGTTTGCAAATCTCCGGCGAGATATTTCCGGTCATGTAGCCGGTGCGTTGAAGCTTCTGGAAGATAAGGTCTTGTGACTCGCCTCGGAGGTTGATATCGGTGA is a window encoding:
- the LOC130945113 gene encoding DNA damage-repair/toleration protein DRT100; the encoded protein is MASSSLFFLTLFILTLISAVTACPPSDRAALLAFKDALTEPYLGIFQTWTGNDCCQGWYGLSCDPNTHRVTDINLRGESQDLIFQKLQRTGYMTGNISPEICKLTGLSTLVVADWKAISGEIPSCISSSLSSLRILDLTGNQISGDIPADIGKLRRLTVLSLADNAISGKIPKSIVNLAGLKHLDLSNNQISGELPWNFGNLRMLSRALLSRNELTGSIPKSVFKMNRLADLDLSMNRITGSIPVQLGKMKVLSTLKLDGNSMSGQIPSKLLSNSGMGILNLSRNGFEGAIPDVFGVKTYFMALDLSHNNLTGKIPGSLSSVRFVGHLDLSHNHLCGTIPIGSPFDHLDAASFNDNDCLCGNPLKSCE